The genomic window TTACAAATTATGCCTTTAACATGTCAGTAAAAAACGCCACGTGGTATTGATTAAAAATTATCCTATCTATAATCCATAAGAACAAGTATTCTAATTATCTGAAGAAAAGATTATGGACCAAGAATTATTTTTTTACCATGCTCAGTTTTAGGTAGAAATCTCGAAACATCAGATAAATATGCAACTCTGGCTCTCCTCCCAAATAAAAAGCCTAAGCAAATATACCCCTCTCCGTGCATTACCTGAACATAGAATAGCAAGCCAAGTAACaccactccagaaggcaaacaaTTAACAAGATCAAATACTGCTTAACAACGCTGGTTGTTGTTACCGGCATCGACACAAACTCTAGCCCCGATGCTACAAACGGTTTGTCGACATCATCCTCGATTATCTTCCAGTCAATTTTCGCGGCTTGGGCATCTTCATCGCCATCCTCTGGCTTCTGCTCCATCAGGTAGGGGAATCTTCTCGCGATACTGTAAATTCGGTGGTTGGTATTACATGACACATTGTGTTGGTGACTAATGCAGTGCAGTTATTCAAAGGTCATTCAGTGCAGTGCACTAAGACAGCACTAGGTGAAGGTGAACCTGTCCATGGTGAATTGTGTGAGAAAAATAGGAATTTGTTCAATGTCATTTCTGCCATTTCTTGGTTGTACCACCCAGATTTCATCAAGGCCTAAGACAGCATCTGCGTGCTCATGAGTCAGAAAATGATCTGCAGTGCAGAGAACCCTCTTAGTGCTGCTGTCACGAGAATTGAGACTTGAGAGGGTGAGCATCAGTTGTTTTCAGAAAAGAATGCACTGTCAAAAATCTCACTGAATCAACGGAAGGAACTTTGTGGTGGACAAACCACCGGAGAACTTGTTCTCTGAAGGTCTTGCCAATGTCGATTAGGATGTACTTGTGGGTTTCATCATGGCAATAGTCTATCAAGAGGGAGGTGTTCAGTCTGAAAGCAAACGGGCATATGCATTTTGTCAGTACTAACTACTAAGCACTAGTAGGAGTGTAGGATGTTCTATGACCAATGCACGTGTACCAAGGTTCTCTACTTGCCCACTATAAAATCAACAAAGTGCCCTCAAGGGGTAAGTTATCTAAATATATCTATAAAACATTAATGTGAGGGGAAAAGGATATATCATCTGGGAGCAAAATTTTAAGAGTAAAGTACATTTTTCAACCTTTAACTTTCACGTTAGCTCTATTTTCAATGTTGAACTACAGAAATCGAGTACGGAAAACCCTCCAATTTGaaaccggacaaatttggtcctctAACTAGTTCAATGCTAG from Miscanthus floridulus cultivar M001 chromosome 11, ASM1932011v1, whole genome shotgun sequence includes these protein-coding regions:
- the LOC136494575 gene encoding uncharacterized protein, whose protein sequence is MAEMTLNKFLFFSHNSPWTGRFPYLMEQKPEDGDEDAQAAKIDWKIIEDDVDKPFVASGLEFVSMPVMHGEGYICLGFLFGRRARVAYLSDVSRFLPKTEHVISKSGAGQLDLLILEANALHGKALDAIKRIRPKRALLIERRHFFKHQRENQVLAEWSIREGIPIQLAHDGMRVFIDL